The Ricinus communis isolate WT05 ecotype wild-type chromosome 8, ASM1957865v1, whole genome shotgun sequence sequence GTTCAATAAGATGGACATAAATGTACATGATTACTCTGTCCAGAGATCAACAACTTCCAATCAAGAAATTCTCAAGACAACAAGACCACGTAACTACAGCGTGAATGAGCCACAAATCCATGGTCTTCCTTGTTATTCAAATTACTCGAGAGATGCCGAAGGTCTAATTCTGTGTCAAGGACACTCGCCAAAAAGGCAATTCCCAACATGAGGATCTTGAGAAATTCTGCAGACAATGTAACAAGTTTATGACGATGTTTTGTTGATGCTTGTATCAAGCAAGAAAGCTTAAAGCTTGCGAAATTCTTTGAAATtcgttttccttttttatggTTCAGAGCATTTCAGTTAGATGGTGCTTACAATTCTGCTATTTGATTGGCACCACAAATAGATTTAACTCTTGAATGTATATATCAAGTGAATCATTACATTGGTAGTCTGTGTGCTAGGTTACAGAACTTGCTGCTTCACTCGGCTCAGTTTTGACCTTATatagaaacatatataaactATTTTGTAATGGATCTGCATTtgttatttaacttttaattggaCTGCATCTTCTGAACAGTTACTTGAGCCTCAACCTTATGAATGTCAACGATATACCAAttctgatatttatttttatttttcatgtcACTTTTTTAGGAGACATTGATAAATGAAGAGGTCCATATCACGAGTTGACATTGCGCATTTGACTCTAGATggatattaatttctttttccaaagtTCTTTCTCCCATTAATTTGTGGTTCCGAACACATTTGTTTCTGTACGTTCCATTTTCTTCTAGGATCCCGTTTTAATTGATAGcgtaagaagaaaaagaagaccaTATTCAtgtttcatttatatttttcctcTTCCGTCGGCGGAATTATTCAGAAATTTAGCAAATTGTAGTGATGTGATGGTATCACATGTTGACACAATGTACAGcagataatgaacatgttgcaacaattctttttattttctttctgagAGTAGAAAGTGAGCATTTGtcattgatgatattagaaatttaacatttaatttagataatttaacaattaattgtcttttttaACAAACAGTTTCACTAAATCTCATTGCTAATGACAGCATCGGATAGCAGAACCTCAGCTAGGATATATAGCTGGAGAGTTACAAACCCAGTTCATCTGGGCAGGAAACAAGCCTAATTGCAGCAGCTCTAGCAATCCAAAACAAAAAGGGGTTCATCAGCAGCACACAAATCAGCATCATTTTCGGTAGGTGCTATTTCCCACAAATTAGCAAAAGAGTAAGCTGCCTGTCTGTCTGTTTTATGATAAAGTTACAGAGGGTACATTAATTGCCACCTGATCTTTATCAAATGGTACTTAATTCCATTATGTAATGTCCGAATCAGATTCATTGAGTAAAGTTTCTTTCGAGCAAATTTAAGATATGCATAGTTAGGGGGTGATGTAAAGTCTGGATTAACTTCAAGATGTTCAGTAATCAAGTGGTGATGTTCCTTTCGAGTAAATATTgagatatatatatgcataacTTTGCAAATTTAGTTTGGTTATGAAAATCATCTTTCTGGGTTGTTGATAATACttcactaattaattatgtagtCTAGTCTCTGccaaattttttaacatgcaATCCACAATGTGGACTCTGTATGACTAGCAGATAACATAGTAGCAGGGTATCACCTACTCTCAGATATACACATTCCGGccgtttaaaaaaataaataaataaataaaataaaagaaggaaGATTCAACTCCCAGGAATCAGGATCAAAAGGTCAACGCCAAGGACGGCTAGAAACATTCAAAACTTGCCCAGTAATGTTTACCATCTGCTTATCAGTTAGTGACTCAGCCTAGTGACATGGACCAAACTTAAGAAGAAAAGCTCTATtggaattattttattaatttattttatatataaattaataatttttatttacagtaaatatatatatatatttcaatcaTCTATTAATCCAGTGTGTACCGATAAGAATTTTGAATCATTTTTGTAGCTACCTTTGTGGGGTGagaattctttttctctttagtGTTGCTGTTGATTTGGacataagaaattaatagatTATTGCTTAATCGTAATGTTCCGAGTTATTTAACTAGATACTTGCATTCTTGTAACGaattatcaaattaactaTGATATTGGTTGAATTTGCTGGCACagaggaagagaaaaaaaaaagtattttcttcatatatatatatatatataactgtAATAATTAACAGAACCATGAAGCTAACATATACTTAATAATCTTCCTGACCCAAAAGGCagaaattcaattaatatGGACCTATGTTAGTGGTATCGAGGCAAGAAAGCTAGTTAAAAACAGCCACATCACTTTTCATTAATCTATCTTTGGATCACTAAACTAATTCTTAACCATAAATCAGAACTAatcaacaagaaaataaaatacacaTTCCTCTGTACaaacaatatttttcaattaatttcttttgcatAACAGTTCTTTCGACGTGCATTGCACAACTCTTTTGTCAATTGTCTCTCTCTCCCTATTTATTcataaagaatttaattcCTGCATACCACACACCGCCATTAAATCCGACCTCTATATTATATCCATGGCAAACCCTACTCCACCATTATCACCACGTCCACATTCATCGCCGCCATCGTCACCTTCCATGGCTTCGTCATCTCCAAGATCACTGTCCCCTCCACGGCCTGCTATCTCCCTCCAACAACCAACACATAAAAAGGGTCCGTCAAAGTCAGCAAAACTCTTCCGTCGTTTCCGGGCAGTTTTTCGGTCATTTCCTATCATAACCCCTACCTGCAAGATTCCGGTATCGCTCCATGGAAGCCGCCTCCATGATGGGCATATTCATGGTGGGACAAGGATGACAGGAACCCTATTTGGGCACCGGAAAGCTAGGGTTAATCTTGCAATACAAGAGAGCCCTAGCTCTCTTCCTATTTTATTGCTTGAACTCACAATACCAACAGGAAAATTACTACAAGATATGGGAATGGGGCTGGTTAGGGTTGCATTGGAGTGCGAAAAGAAGCCGCACGAGAAGACTAAGATCATAGATGAACCTATATGGACAATGTATTGCAACGGAAGAAAGATAGGGTATGGGGTGAAGAGAGAGCCAACAGATGAAGATTTGGTAGTAATGCAAA is a genomic window containing:
- the LOC8283414 gene encoding protein MIZU-KUSSEI 1; translation: MANPTPPLSPRPHSSPPSSPSMASSSPRSLSPPRPAISLQQPTHKKGPSKSAKLFRRFRAVFRSFPIITPTCKIPVSLHGSRLHDGHIHGGTRMTGTLFGHRKARVNLAIQESPSSLPILLLELTIPTGKLLQDMGMGLVRVALECEKKPHEKTKIIDEPIWTMYCNGRKIGYGVKREPTDEDLVVMQILHVISMGAGVIPDDGTEQPDGELTYMRAHFERVIGSKDSETYYMMNPDGNSGPELSIFFVRI